GGAGTAGTTACTGTTAGTTCTCAAAACTTACCAGTAGGATTCTTTCCAGATTTAGCTTCGATAATTATATCTCATGGTAATATATTGTCAATAATTGTAAATACATCTGCTGCATTTAAGCCTGATTTAGTTGGGTTAATTACTACTATTGGATTAGTAATTCTTATAGTATATTTAACTTCTATAAATATTCAGATACCAGTTACATCTCAAAAGTTAAGAGGAATAAGAAGAACTATTCCTCTTAATTTTCTATACGTAAGCAGCATACCAGTAATTTTTGTTAGTGTTTTGGGTGCAGATATACAATTGTTTGCGACTTTCTCGTCATATGCATCATCGTCGGCTTCTGGAATACTTACACAAATAGCAGATGTATTTGATTATCCACCTCCAAATGTACCTCATAGTGTATATGCTTTAGTTGTTGATCCTATAGGTGCAGTAATATATGCTGTAGTATTCATTGTCTTAGGAATATTATTTGGTCTGGTTTGGGTTGAAGTAGCTGGATTAGATCCTGCAACTCAAGCTAAATACCTAGTTGAGGCTGGAATTGAAATACCTGGAATGAGAAGTAATACAAAAATGATAGAGGCAATTCTAGCTAAATATATTTATCCATTAGCTTTCTTTAGTTCTGTTATTGTGAGCCTCATTGCTGTATTTGCTACTTTTCTAGGAGTTTATGGAACTGGAGTAGGAATATTATTAGCAGTTACGATAGCTGTACAGTATTATAGTTTATTAGCTTACGAGAGATCTATAGAAATGTATCCTCTATTAAGAAAATTAGTAGGTGAATAAGATTGAAAATGGGTATTGTAACAGGTATTCCAGGTGTTGGAAAAACAACAGTATTAAATAATGTAGCTGAAATATTAAAGGCAGAAGGTAGAGTTTTTAAGATAATGAATTATGGAGATTATATGTTAAATACTGCTATAAGAGATGGATATGTTAATAATAGGGATGAGATGAGAAAACTTCCATTAAGTAAGCAGAAAGAATTGCAGACAATTGCTGCAAAGAGGATAGTTGATGATGCTTTAAGTTTGGGAGATAATGGTTTAGCGTTTATAGATACTCATGCTGTCATAAGAACTCCTTCTGGATATTTACCGGGTTTACCTAAACATGTTATTGAAGTTTTATCGCCGCAAGTTATTTTTGTTTTAGAAAGTAATCCACAAGATATTTTAAATAGACAACTAAAAGATAAGGATAGGATTAGATCAGATTATTCGGATATTAATGTAATTACTGAAACAATGAATTTTGCAAGATATGCAGCTATGGCATCTGCTGTGTTAGTAGGAGCTTCTGTAAAAGTAATCATAAATAAAGAAGGAGATCCTAAAATAGCATCAAAAGAAATAGTTAATTCAATGATGTAAAAATGATTTTAAGCTTTTTTCTAATTTTGTTAATTTCATTTTTTTCTAATTTTGTTATTTTCTTGATATATAAGTTTTTTATAGGAAAACGGTTATCTTATGTAATGAGTATTCTAAAACAGTACGATGATAGGATGAGTAGAATTTCCTCGAATAAGCGCAAGGAAAAAATATATAAGAAGGTTTCCAAACAGATAAAATCATATAATTCTAGTTTGTATTTCTATTCATTTTTGCAATCTATTCTGCTTTTAGTGTTCTATTTTGTTGATTTATTCGTTATCTTGGATTATATTTCTATTCAAGTATTTTTGCCATTTTATGTGCCTTTATTAACTATTAATTTGAACGGAAAGTATGAAATCCTAGGAAGTAATCTTATATTATTTATTCTTTCTTTTGTATTATTTACTCCTTTATCATTAAAGCGTCCGAAGGATATTTAAACCATTCTGAAAATTAATTTTTGAGGTAGGATGGTAAGCCCTAAATTAAGGAGTAAATCTTTTAGAAGGACTTATGTTAAGTTACCTAGTGGGAAATCTAAAATTCATTATAATGAAAAAAAGAATGGATCAGCTAAATGTCAGATATGTAATAGGCCATTACAAGCCGTTCCTACGAATAAGGTTAATAATCTATCAAAATCTGAAAAGAGACCACAGAGAGTTTTTGGAGGAGTTTTATGCCATGAATGTGTTGAAAATTTAATAAAGCAAGCAGTGAGAGGAAACTCATGATTATAGTTGTCAGTGGTCCATCAGGGAGTGGAAAGACCACTATTGCTAAAAGTTTATCTGAAAAATATAATTTACGTTTTATTTCTGCTGGTACTCTTTTTAGAGATTTAGCCAAAAAATCTGGAAAGGACCTTATAAGCATGAACAAAGATGCTGAAAAGAGTTTCGACGTAGACAAATTAATAGATACTAGAATTCTAGAAGAGTCAAGAAAGGGAAATGCTGTAATAGAATCGCATATTGCAGGTTGGCTATTAAAGGATATCGCAGATTTATCTGTATATCTTTGGGCTCCTCTTGAAGTAAGAGCTAAGAGGATATCAAACAGAGACAATTTATCATATAACGACGCATTATTAAAAATTATAGAAAGAGAAGAGAGTCATTACTTTAGATTCTGGAAATATTATGGAATTGATCTTTTTGATTTAACGCCATTTGATATTGTTTTAAACACGTCTAAAATAAGTGTGAATGATATTATATGTATTATTACTAAATACTTGGATAATTTTTCTTCTAACAACTAGACTAAATAAATTAGTTTCGATCTACAGTCCATAATATAAATTTTAACTAAATACTTGAGGGTAAAATATGTCTGGTTTAGAGGGGCTTATTCAAAGTCTTACTACGCAAGTTACAGAAACTGCATGGAGTATATTTATTTTATCTTGGGCTATTGGATGGGCTTTAAGAGGTTCTCCAATACCTATATTTAGGCTAAAAAGAGGAGGCCAGAGCATAATAGAAGATGCGATCATTGCAGCATTTTGGTTAGCTATTGGATCTACCGTATTTAGTTTAGTTTCGTATTTGGCATCTCAGGTGTAATTGTATGATAAATATTGGGCAAATTTTGCTTTTATCTTCTTCTTTAGCTTCATTAACATATTTTTTAGGCACATTAATAATGGCATTACCTATCCCACTATACGGTATAAAAAAATGGGGAACAAGATTAATAACAGATGGAATTTATTCTGCAATATGGATTAATATATATGGTACTATCATTTCTGTAATGCAGTATATTAATAGTCTTCTAGGAGTTAGTTGGAGTTACTATTACCAATGGATATATGCTGTTTTAGTGGAAGAAGTAGACTTATACGCAATTATTAGAACTGTATATGTAGCCGCATCCATTTCTCAAGATCCTGCTTTAACAGTGTTTCTGGCTCCTTTATCATTTATATTTTCATTTTTAACAGGACTAATTACTACTACTGAGACATTATTAGTTATATCAAATGTTGTTTATGAATATGCGCCAGTTTTTGTTGTGTTAGGAATTTTATTTTTATCTATCCCATTTAGGATAGGGAGAAGTGTAGGAGGTTCTTTAATAGCTTTTGGAGTGGTTTTTTATTCTGCATTACCATATTTACCTCAATTTTTGACATCATTAGGAATTAATATTCTGAATATTTCAGTATCAGGAAATGATATAACTAATACGGTTAATTTTCTCATAACACAAGCAATACCATTACTGGTAGAAGGGACTTTAGTTTTTCCTATAGCATATTTAATAATTTTAAGCGGAATTACAATAGGTTTAGGTTCTGCAATAACTGGATATTCATCTAGAATGCCAATTCCTATAGAAATATTTTAGGTGATGTAATGAAAAGCTATACATTAATAATTATATTATTATTAATAAACTCAATAATAATATATAATATATCAAAAAATTTTCTATATTTCTTAATCGATATTGCTATAGCTTTGTCTATATATACTGTGATACGATTTATTTTGAAGAAGTTTGCTGACCAGTAGTTGATCTTTTTTCTTTTCTTACTTCCTTTGTCATGAATAACGTTGTTTTTTGTCTTCCACCCATTATTTATCACTAACGTTAAATTGTTCCTTAGCTAAAAATCTTTTTATGAAAAAATTCGAGTTCTTTGATAACACAGCAGACGTAGGGATCAAAGCTTATGGAAGAACCTTAGAAGAGGCTTTTGAAAATTCAGCCCTAGCAGTTTTTGAAGTAATGACTAATACATCTCAAGTAAAACCTATTGAGGAAAGAGAAGTAGAAATAGACGGAATAGATTTAGAGAATTTACTTTATAAATGGATAGAGTCACTACTAATTTTCTACGATTCTGAGCTCTTAGTTTTTAGCAAATTTAAAGTAGATATAGATCAGGTTAATATGAAATTGCACGGTATTGCATGGGGAGAAAAATTCAGAGATCAATTTGAAAGGCGTACATTAGTAAAAGCAATGACATATAGTCTATTATCTATAAATAAAATAAATGATCAATACGTAATAACATTCGTAGTAGATATTTAATCGATATTTTTTAGTAAATCTTCAATATTATATGCTTCTTTTTTCTTTTCATTCAATAATATTATTTTATCATCTATTTTGCCAATAATCTGTTCACATATCTCTAAATTAGAGAATACTACGATATACTTAGCAGGATATTGGTTAAATCTAGACTTTATAATATGTAAAATTTTATCTAATTTGTAGCAGTTATTATTCCAATCAAAAGCAGATAACGGTATGTGAATAATTTCTGGAAACAAATCTCCATTAACATGATTAATTATATTAAACAAATAGTCTTTATTTCCTATGCTGTTTACTATTACAAATAACAACTTCATCTAAAATCTAGATAAGACTATTATCATATAAAAATAAACTCTATGTAAATGTTGGGGCCGCTGGAGACCCTATTTCATGGATTCCCATAAAGGGTACTCCTAGGGTGTCGCCAGGCCCCTATAATAATAAAAATGAAACAAAAGTTTTAAGTTTAAGGAATAATATTTTATTATCGAACGCCGCCGTAGCTCAGCTCGGGAGAGCGCCCGGCTGAAGACCGGGCTGTCGCGGGTTCAAGTCCCGCCGGCGGCATAGGTTAGAGTAAATACGCTGAAATTATATTTCATTCCGTATTATTAGCTTGCTTCTTTATTATTTATCGATAGATCAAGCTTATTATATTAGTTTTTGTTTAATGAATATTTTAATTATAATAACTATTAGTTAGCAAAAATCTAATTTTAATATTAGAAAATATTGCGACTGCCGGGATTTGAACCCGGGATCATGAGCCTGGGAGACTAGAAAATGTTTCATGAAAAACGGAAAAAATTAACGTATTATGTTACATGTTTAAGCAAATCTACAATATTAGTTGAAAATAAAAGTAGAATAAAGCTATATCAAAATTCCTGGGACTGTTGGAATGCAGTCATGAAAATTACTATGTAATACGCAAAAATTTAAAATATAAAGAAATTATATACACAAAAAAGTTATTTCACATAAATATAAAGATACTAACACTTGTATTAATTTAGCGATTATTGTAAGATATATAGAAGATTTCATGAACTACAATTTAGCTGTATTATTTGTCGATTTTTTATGACTTCAATTCAACACATCCGAATCCCTTAATCGTTTTATTTACTAGGAAGTAAATTCTATTGTGATTTAAAAATTTTTATTTGTAAATATACTTTAATTCGTCACTTAAGTGGTAGATGCAATGAGCATAATATCTGATTTAGGTGCAGCCAGAGGCATTATTTCCTCAATAGCCTTAAGCATTTTCAGTATATTATTCTCAAAAGCAAAATAAAGCCTTAGAAAAACAAGTTGAGGATTTAAAACCCCCTCAATATTAAGTTTGAGGGATGGGTATCTAAATTTTGCAATGTTAATGTTTATTTGCTTATAATATAAATGTTACATAATGATAAGGCAGTTTAATCTAAAATCTGGAGAAATTATTCCTATTAATGATCTTGTGCATTATCGTCAATTAATCTCTAGCAAAGGAATAGCAGTAATAAGGGGCTTATATTTTGCAGCTCCCGATGGCATTTACATTGCCAAAAATAGAGGTAAAAGAGCTGGGAAAGTATTTGGTGAAATAGGTGGAGTTTTTGCAATACTATTTTTATTGATAGCAGTGGCTTTCGGCTTTTTCACAATTGGAGTTTACTGGATTAGTGATGTCCCATTATATGCTAAGATATTTGGTAGTGTAATAGGGATTGCAATAAGTGCTGCTGCTATATATGGTATAATTAAGATCGCGAAAAAGATGATAAAAATAGCTAGAGAGCCAGACATAATAGAAGGTGAATTAGTAGCCCCTTGGAGTATGATAAAGAATATTGTAGTAACTGACGTCACTACTGAAAATACTAATCCCACACTCGCTGGGGCTATAAATCCTCGCCTTATGGATGTTGGAATGTTCAGAGTTTTACTGTTCAATGGAGGAGAGATAGACATCTGGCCAGTTTTCGATCCTTATAATAAATTGAATTATATAAAAAATAAATTCAATTTAGCTTTTTACTGACTTACTCCCCCCTACAATAGTCCTTAAAATCACCTCCTTAAAAATAAATCAAAAATAATAAAAAGCAGTTCCATAACTTTAATTAATCTTGATATAAATTCATTTTCTATCCCATTTACAAAAATTAAGACCAGAATATGCTTCCAACTCACCAAGATTCTTTATCTTATCTGCCGATTAGACTTCAGCAATCTTTTTCTGAAGATAGAAATAATCTTCCTTTGTCCTAGTACTACGATATAATAGCCAAGTACCAAGATCTTCTTTCTTTTTCCGTTACTCTTCTAATAGTGTGTGGTGGTGATGTTTTTCACATTGTTTTATCAACTAGAAAAAGGACGACTAAGCTTCATTGTTTTTCTGAATGATTGCTTATGCATTAACTTTTAGTGTATTACTATGTTTGTTTTAAGCTGGGTAGTTTTACTAGTATTGTAGGAGTGGGTGTCGGCTCCTGCTCTCATCCGTTTTTAAGTTGACCAGTAGAAGTGCCCAGTAAGAAAAGGATTTTAGCTTTAAAAGCGTTACCCTGTCTCAGAGAAGCTGGATTTGTTGCTTACTTTAATCACTCTACTTATAATAAACTGACGCTATTCCAAAAATAAGTTCCACTGTTCTATTTACGCCTTTATATAGAGAACGTAAAAGTCATCAATTTAATATAAAATATTGCGGCCGCCGGGATTTGAACCCGGGATCATGAGCTTGGGAGGCTCACGTCCTAAATCCAGGCTAGACTACGACCGCAATATTATTTGTGTAAGCAAAAATTTAACTTTTTCCCACGCTTTATCATGAAGATTCTCTAAGACATTTTATAAATAATTTTATTTTAAACTTTAATACAAATAATATCTCATAAATCTAGATAGCAATTAAATAACAATATTATTTGTATTATTTTTACCTTCTAATCTAGATTTAATCGATAGTTATCATTAGAAATATCATAAGAATTTATTATCTATGATTTGATATATCTCATATGCAAAAGTTATATTCAGGCAGAAATATAAATTTGCAAGCATTAGCTCAAGAAATAAATAGTATTTTATTAGAGGAAGGATGGGAATCAAGTGTTCAACCTAGCATGATGAATCCACAATACCAAGATTTTGTAATTAGAGGGCTCAAGAAAGGTCATTTACACCATGCTGAAGAATTAATAGTAAGACTAACCGGAAATCCTACAGAGTTTAGGATAATAATAGAAGAAGAGCATATAGGTCCTTTAGGTAGAGAATTAATAGATAGGAGGCTTATAAAACAAATTGATAAGGAAATTAATGATGGTTTATTCGATATGGCTACTTTACAACCTTCATTTCAACAACCGGTGCAGTCTATGCCTATGTCTACACAGCCTACTGTTCAACCTTCACTTCAGCAAGGCGGTCAGCAGATAAGATGCCCAGCATGTGGTGCCTTAAATCCACCAGGTTCAAAATTCTGTTCCAATTGTGGAAGTAAATTAATGTAATTAATATCCCATAGTATTTTATTCTAAGTTTACCTTTATTATTCCATATTGTTTTTCTACTTTTATATTAAAATCTACTATCTCTCTTATTCCATTTATCATTTCTACTATAATGTCTTGTAATTTTTCATCAGCAAATAGTGGTGATCTAGCTTCTAATATATTCGAACTAATATTTACGTCTGCTATAAAAGATAAGAACATAAATAATGTTGATATAATAGTAGAATATTTATCAGTAGAGAATTGAAGTAAATATGCTATTATTTCCTTACCAAATTTTTTCCACTCTGTTTTATCAGAAAACTTATATGTAGAGAAAGGCGCTAAAATTAATAGGCCCTTATAGTTCTCCATCATTTTAGTTAAAAGTAATATCTGATCTCTAGCCATGCTTAATTTTATTCCATTTTTTTCAAGTTCTATCGAGGCTTCTAGTAGTTCATTTGTGTATTTATAAATAGATATTCCATTAGCACTAGCTAAATTTTTCAATTCCTCATAAATATCTTTTCTCATAAAACAAGGTTGTCTTTCTGAACTTTCGTCATTAATCATAGTATACAGATGTATATATTAATATTTAAAATCAGTGGCTGCCCACTAACATCACTAATCTGTTCTTAAATTCTTCATCATCTAATAGTTTTATAATTACGTAACTTATATTTCTTAAGTGTTATTTGCTGGTGTAGATCCTGGTAGTGAAAGCTATGCTATAGCGATCGTAGATGAACTAGGAAAAATAAGACAATATTTTGAAGTTCCAACAGATGTAGTAGTCCATGAAGCTAGCAATATAGCAAAATATATCTTTAATTTTAAACCTAAAATTATAGCACTACCATCAGGACATGGATTACCATTTTTTAAATCTTCTAAAATATCTGATAAGGAAATATTTCTTCTAACTCTAGCGGATCCAAATAAAGAAGGACCATTAAGAAGTCTATTGTTAAATTTAAAATCAGAAAACGCCTATACTATCCCATCCGTTATAGAATTAGATAGTGTAAGCTTGTATAAAAAAATTAATAAAATCGACATGGGTACTGCAGATAAAGTATCTGCAGCCTTCTTTTATAGGACAATGTTTGATTCATTTGTATTACTTGAGGTTGGTAGACATTTTTCATCAATAATAGTAGTCAAAGATGGATCTATAATAGACGGATTTGGAGGAACAGAAATTCCAGGTTTAGTATCACCAGGATGTATTGATGGAGAAGTAGCATATTTGTTACATAAATTTTCCAATATAACCAAAAGTACAATATACACTAATGGAAATGAAGAAAGAAGCATAGAAATAGCAAGGTTAATAGCTGAATGGTATAGTTTTACATATAAAATACCAATAATTGTATCAGGAAAGGGTAAAAATAAAATTCCATTTGGAATTAAGATGGAATTTGAATTTAAAGAAGTAGCTATAGGTGCTGCATATATAGCAAATGCATTAGGTGGAGGAGTTTTTAGAAAATATATTAGCATGCTTAATAGTCATGGTACTGCTATAGATTATGTAAGGCTTGAAGGATGGGAAGACGCTATTTCTTGGATAAAGACATTGTAAAAGATAAAAATAATAATATATACGTAGTTCTAACAAATTATAACCCTCCTGGTTATATATTTGCCTATTTAAAATATTATTATTCGGGTAAAGGACTATGGAAGGGATATGATAGAGTATTTAAATATTATGGTGTGAAAAATTTACTAGAAATTACACAAGAGTTTCAGTATGAGCCGTGTTATGGAGTGAAATATCCAATTCTTAGCCTATCTAATATAAAAAATCACTATAAACCAGATGAAAAAATATTGGAGATAATAAACAAATCTCATAATACTGATCTAGAAATTATAATGCTTGAGATTTTATCGAAAATAAAATTAAATTTAAGGATTGGAATAGGCGGTTCATTACTTTTAGGGATAAATCACGAAAAATCAGATATAGATTTTATTATTTATGGTAAAAAGTCAATTTTAGACTTTATAAACAATTTCGACGGATTTGAAGAAGACAAAGATTGGATATATGAAACAGCACAAAATTATTCTTTACCACTAGATTTAGTTAAAAAAATATACACTAAAAAAACAAGAGGAACGTATAAGAACATTAAATATTCATTTCTGTTTGTAGATGATATACCTTGGAAATATTGCGAGATGACTTGCGAAAAGGTAGGAAAAATAGAGGTTGAAGGAATCATAGAAAATGAAGGCGCTAAATCTTTAGTCTATCCGTCCACTGGACTATTACACACTTCAAACTTAACGTATAAAATTATATCCTACGAAGGAATATTCAATTATATCATATATGAAGGAGGTAACGTTAAAGTAAGAGGAATGTTAATGAAATGTAACGATGAAAACGTTATAATTATAGGTGACAGAGAAGTTGGAGGATATATTAAACCAACTTTGTAGTGAAATATCATCATTATTATCCTTCTCTACAGTTTTAGAATCATCAGTATTTAAACCAGGAAATGCATCCAGATATCAAGATTTACAAACAGTAAGTTACAAAGATCTTATATTATCTTCCATTGTAGCAAAAGATTCATACAAACTAACCTGTATTAAAGGCTATAAAGAATCTAATGTAATATATGATGAGCTTTATAACGCTATACAGAAAAGCAAAAAACTAAATGTTAACTACTCTATATTAGGTACGCAATTACTACTATTGCCAATAGCATATGCTAGCTTACTAAGTTATGATATCACTTCATTAAAAATCAAATTAAGTCAAATAGTTAAATCACTAGGAATTGAAGATGCTAAATGGTTTACAAAGAGTTTAGAATTACTTCAACTTAGTTATTTAGGGAAGATGGATAAATTAGATTATCGAAAAGTAAATAGTTATACATTATACGAGGTTCTAAAATTTTCATCAAATATGGACTCAGTATCTAGAAACATGATATTAGATTATCATTATTCACTCTTAGCTTATAATATATTAAAAAAGAATGCCAAAGATTTAGATAGAGCAATACAAATAGCGTATCTTACTATACTATCTGAAGTACCTGACGGTTTGATT
This genomic window from Acidianus manzaensis contains:
- the secY gene encoding preprotein translocase subunit SecY; the encoded protein is MSFTDALANLGKVLPAVRKPSVKPNLNQKLLWSIIAVVIYLVMSSVPLYGIQVSSITNFLLEQVVFASTAGTLAQLGIGPIITAGLIMQILVGSKLLNLDLNNEDDKAKFTEAQKGLAFIFIIIEAVLFGYVLTRGAAVNPLELGGIVAGQLIVATFFILLLDEMIQKGWGLGSGVSLFILAGVMKIIFWYMFGVVTVSSQNLPVGFFPDLASIIISHGNILSIIVNTSAAFKPDLVGLITTIGLVILIVYLTSINIQIPVTSQKLRGIRRTIPLNFLYVSSIPVIFVSVLGADIQLFATFSSYASSSASGILTQIADVFDYPPPNVPHSVYALVVDPIGAVIYAVVFIVLGILFGLVWVEVAGLDPATQAKYLVEAGIEIPGMRSNTKMIEAILAKYIYPLAFFSSVIVSLIAVFATFLGVYGTGVGILLAVTIAVQYYSLLAYERSIEMYPLLRKLVGE
- a CDS encoding adenylate kinase, producing the protein MKMGIVTGIPGVGKTTVLNNVAEILKAEGRVFKIMNYGDYMLNTAIRDGYVNNRDEMRKLPLSKQKELQTIAAKRIVDDALSLGDNGLAFIDTHAVIRTPSGYLPGLPKHVIEVLSPQVIFVLESNPQDILNRQLKDKDRIRSDYSDINVITETMNFARYAAMASAVLVGASVKVIINKEGDPKIASKEIVNSMM
- a CDS encoding 50S ribosomal protein L34e, with translation MVSPKLRSKSFRRTYVKLPSGKSKIHYNEKKNGSAKCQICNRPLQAVPTNKVNNLSKSEKRPQRVFGGVLCHECVENLIKQAVRGNS
- the cmk gene encoding (d)CMP kinase, coding for MIIVVSGPSGSGKTTIAKSLSEKYNLRFISAGTLFRDLAKKSGKDLISMNKDAEKSFDVDKLIDTRILEESRKGNAVIESHIAGWLLKDIADLSVYLWAPLEVRAKRISNRDNLSYNDALLKIIEREESHYFRFWKYYGIDLFDLTPFDIVLNTSKISVNDIICIITKYLDNFSSNN
- the cedA1 gene encoding DNA import protein CedA1; amino-acid sequence: MSGLEGLIQSLTTQVTETAWSIFILSWAIGWALRGSPIPIFRLKRGGQSIIEDAIIAAFWLAIGSTVFSLVSYLASQV
- the cedA gene encoding DNA import protein CedA; protein product: MINIGQILLLSSSLASLTYFLGTLIMALPIPLYGIKKWGTRLITDGIYSAIWINIYGTIISVMQYINSLLGVSWSYYYQWIYAVLVEEVDLYAIIRTVYVAASISQDPALTVFLAPLSFIFSFLTGLITTTETLLVISNVVYEYAPVFVVLGILFLSIPFRIGRSVGGSLIAFGVVFYSALPYLPQFLTSLGINILNISVSGNDITNTVNFLITQAIPLLVEGTLVFPIAYLIILSGITIGLGSAITGYSSRMPIPIEIF
- a CDS encoding archease, whose amino-acid sequence is MKKFEFFDNTADVGIKAYGRTLEEAFENSALAVFEVMTNTSQVKPIEEREVEIDGIDLENLLYKWIESLLIFYDSELLVFSKFKVDIDQVNMKLHGIAWGEKFRDQFERRTLVKAMTYSLLSINKINDQYVITFVVDI
- a CDS encoding zinc ribbon domain-containing protein, coding for MQKLYSGRNINLQALAQEINSILLEEGWESSVQPSMMNPQYQDFVIRGLKKGHLHHAEELIVRLTGNPTEFRIIIEEEHIGPLGRELIDRRLIKQIDKEINDGLFDMATLQPSFQQPVQSMPMSTQPTVQPSLQQGGQQIRCPACGALNPPGSKFCSNCGSKLM
- a CDS encoding DUF1464 family protein → MLFAGVDPGSESYAIAIVDELGKIRQYFEVPTDVVVHEASNIAKYIFNFKPKIIALPSGHGLPFFKSSKISDKEIFLLTLADPNKEGPLRSLLLNLKSENAYTIPSVIELDSVSLYKKINKIDMGTADKVSAAFFYRTMFDSFVLLEVGRHFSSIIVVKDGSIIDGFGGTEIPGLVSPGCIDGEVAYLLHKFSNITKSTIYTNGNEERSIEIARLIAEWYSFTYKIPIIVSGKGKNKIPFGIKMEFEFKEVAIGAAYIANALGGGVFRKYISMLNSHGTAIDYVRLEGWEDAISWIKTL
- a CDS encoding nucleotidyltransferase domain-containing protein, yielding MGRRYFLDKDIVKDKNNNIYVVLTNYNPPGYIFAYLKYYYSGKGLWKGYDRVFKYYGVKNLLEITQEFQYEPCYGVKYPILSLSNIKNHYKPDEKILEIINKSHNTDLEIIMLEILSKIKLNLRIGIGGSLLLGINHEKSDIDFIIYGKKSILDFINNFDGFEEDKDWIYETAQNYSLPLDLVKKIYTKKTRGTYKNIKYSFLFVDDIPWKYCEMTCEKVGKIEVEGIIENEGAKSLVYPSTGLLHTSNLTYKIISYEGIFNYIIYEGGNVKVRGMLMKCNDENVIIIGDREVGGYIKPTL
- a CDS encoding triphosphoribosyl-dephospho-CoA synthase → MEDILNQLCSEISSLLSFSTVLESSVFKPGNASRYQDLQTVSYKDLILSSIVAKDSYKLTCIKGYKESNVIYDELYNAIQKSKKLNVNYSILGTQLLLLPIAYASLLSYDITSLKIKLSQIVKSLGIEDAKWFTKSLELLQLSYLGKMDKLDYRKVNSYTLYEVLKFSSNMDSVSRNMILDYHYSLLAYNILKKNAKDLDRAIQIAYLTILSEVPDGLIYRKHGARIALEVSKLASEILENISEKKLNDFNSYLVSHKFNPGSTADIIASAISLYLLDEWYDKNRNNIKLPLPRGCDRIY